Sequence from the Candidatus Thermoplasmatota archaeon genome:
GGTCGTACGCTCTTGACTACCTTCCAGAGGGTTTGTACTACGACAGGAACCGATACGTAGATGTCTCCAAGTGCGCCCGATGTCTTAGGAGACGGGGAGCCTGCTTCGAATGCGACAACTACGGCGGCCAGCAGCTTGCATTCGACCTTGATCCTGAGAATGTCGACTGCCCATATCACGGACACATTGGGGAGAAGATGCAGAGGGACAGGGGCATGTCCTTCTGTATGATCGAGTTCAAGTCGGTGAGGCGTCAGGCGGTCGAATTGGCCGCCGAGCTCAGGGAAGACTACGAGGATGTGAGCACCGTATTCTCCGGACGTGGTTTCCATGTCGTAGTGGATGACGAGAGCGCGTATGCCCTCTCGAAGAAGCGGCGGACAGACCTTGCGAGCCGTATCGGCAAGCGGTACGACATAGATGAATGGGTCACCGCAGGAGGATCTCGTCTGATGCGCCTGCCATTCTCGCTAAACGCGTTAGTCTCCAGAAAATGCATGATAATTAAAGAGGAAAGAGATTTGGTGGGGTTTGATCCTAGGACCTCGAAGTTGGTTTTGCCAGAGTTCGTGCGTCAGCGTTCCTTGCATGCACGGACTTCTTTTCCTCGGTTGTAACTCTTCTTCTTGGAAGATTTCCCGGCCTTCTTGGTTGCTTTCTTTCTTGGAGCCATTCTTCGTCCCTCCCAGAACAGAGGAGTTTAGTCTCCCGAGTTACCTCTTCTTCTTGGCCTTCTTCTTTGCCTTCGTCTTCTTTGCTGCTCCACACTTGCCACAAGACATGTTGGTTTCCTCCTTTTTGGTCTACTCAGGGATCAGTCCCTGCTATTCGATGCGTCTGTCTCCATCCAAGAGCCGTCTTTCGCGAGCGTTCTGCTCTTATCGCGCCGCATCCTTGTGTCCATATAGGCATTCATGACATATAAGTGTCTTTTCATTTGCGTGCATTTCTCCGCGCGAATGAGCACAATAGCAGACGAAGACCATTCAATTGTCATTGCTTTCTCGGTGGGATGAGATTATCGTGCAAAGATTTTATAGACCAGCTATCTATATGTCGTCGGCACAAGGAGAGTTCGAACCATTGCCCCAGAGCGATGAGACAAGGAAACTGAAGATCTGTCTGATCGGCGACGTTGGAGTCGGCAAGACGAGTCTCATACGACGCTTCGTTCTCGATGCCTTCGATGACAAGTACATTGCGACGATTGGAACGAAGGTGACGAAGAAGGAGATCGAGGTCAAGGACCCAAAGACCGGCGCCCCTCAGCGAGTGATTCTGCTCGCCTGGGACATCATGGGCCAGCCGAGTTTCAGAGAGGTCCTGCGAGAGGCGTATTTCTACGGGGTCGAGGGTTCGCTTGCAGTATGTGATGTCACCAGCAAGGAGAGCTTGGGCGAGCTCAGGTACTGGATCAAGGCGATGACATCGACTACCGGGAAGGTGCCAATTGTTTTCCTGGGGAACAAGTGCGACCTTCGGGAGGAGACGCGCGTGCCGTTCCAGGACCTTGAGGTATTTGCGAAGAAGCACGATTCTCCGGCAATGCTCACATCCGCGAAGACTGGTTACAATGTGGAGCAGGCCTTCTCAACGCTTGTCGAGATGATGTTGTACCCGAAATGATTTTCCCTGTCGGTCATCGGTCATCTGTGAAGGATAATATCTGTGCTACTCGTTCACGTGTCGTCGGGTATAGCATGAACTTGAGACACGCTAGCGCAGTGTACTACAACTGCAAGGCTTACACATTCGATCGTTTCAAGAAGTCCGCTCGTGCGATCGCTGTCGATGACGGCAGGATCGTCGGCGTTGGCGGAGATTACGAGATCAAGAGGAATGCCCCAAGGGGCAGCGACAAGTACGATCTCCGAGGCAAGATTGTAGTCCCAGGTTTCATAGACTGTCACACGCACTTCATCCAGATGGGTGTCGACTCGAGGAACGTCGATCTCTCAAAGACAAAGTCGTTTGGAGAGGCCCTGGCCCTTATTCGAGAAGCGGCTAGGCGCATCCCAGATGACGAGTGGGTTATTGCGACGAACTGGAAGGAGAGCGGGTGGGTCGATGGCAGGTTCATCACTAGAAAAGACCTGGACGATTGTTGTCCTGGACATCCCTGTGTCGCGCATCGTGTTTGCGGCCACATGTCCACAATCAACTCCAAGGCAATCTCTGAACTATGCATCGATGCCAAGACGCATGATGCGTGTGTCGACTCTTCTGGAAGGCTCACGGGTGTCCTCAAGGAAAGCGCCGTGGCCATTACTCGTGCAGCGACCGCCCCCGACATCGCAAAGAAGACCAAGGGGTTGGCTGCGGCCACCAGGATGGCGCACTCTCTCGGGGTCACTTCGATCAACGACAACGGGGAGTCCGAAGATTTCGAGGTCTACAGAGTTGCGGAGAGGAACGGTAAGCTAAGAGTCCGCGTGTGGTTCAATACTCCCTCAGGCAACTTGGATTCGATGCTTAAGATGGGCCTGTCTACCGGCATCGGCTCTGATTTCCTCATGCTGGGCGGCCTGAAGATCTTTTGCGACGGCGCACTCGGAGCAAGGACGGCCGCTCTATCAGAGGAATACAGCGATGACAGGGGGAACAAAGGGATGCTCGTTCAGCCGATGTCCGATCTAGATGACCTCGTTAGAAGGGCAAACGAGGCCGACATACAACTCGCGATCCACGCCATAGGCGATGTGGGAATCGACGTGACGATCCAGTCCCTTGCGTCAGCACTCGCGAAATCCCCCAAGAAAGATCACAGGCACAGGATCGAGCATCTGGAGTTGCCGACCGCGGAGCATTTGAAGGAAATGCGGAAGCTGGGACTGATTGCATCTATGCAGCCGAACTTCATCGGTGAGTGGGGAGGCACCGACGGGACGTACCTCTCGCGGCTTGGTGCGAAGCGCACCGCCAGAAACAACCCGCTCAAAGAAGTCCTAGCGTCGAAGGTTAGGCTGGTCTTCGGCTCGGACTGCATGCCGCTCTCGCCGTTGTACGGCATTCACTCGGCAGTCAATGCACCGCATCCGGCGCAGAAGATATCAGCTCTTGAGGCGTTTGCGGCGTACACGAGGGATGCAGCCTCCGCATCTTTCAGCGAGGGTGCGAAAGGGATGCTCACGCAAGGCAAGCTAGCGGATTTCGTCGTGCTCTCTGACAATCCGTTCGAGAGCCCTTCGAAGATATCCTCAATGCGAGTCTTGAAGACCGTCGTCGGTGGCGATGTGGTCTATGAGAGGCCGCGAGCCAGGAGTCGATGCTGGGATGAATGACAGAATCAAGTCAGTGGTGACTGAGGAGGCGCCCAACCCGATCGGCCCTTACTCTCAGGCCATCGTAGTCGGAGGATTCGTTTTCTGCTCTGGGCAATTGGGTCTGGATCCGAAAGTGGGAGAGCTAGCGGGGACCGACGCTCCAGCCCAGGCGGATAGAGCAATCAAGAACCTGAAGGCGGTCCTCGAGACAGCCGGAAGCAGTCTGGACCTGGTCTTCAAGGTGACTCT
This genomic interval carries:
- a CDS encoding RidA family protein, with protein sequence MKSVVTEEAPNPIGPYSQAIVVGGFVFCSGQLGLDPKVGELAGTDAPAQADRAIKNLKAVLETAGSSLDLVFKVTLYLKDMRDFPAVNEVYARHFGNAKPARSTVEVSALPKGALVELDAVALVR
- a CDS encoding GTP-binding protein encodes the protein MSSAQGEFEPLPQSDETRKLKICLIGDVGVGKTSLIRRFVLDAFDDKYIATIGTKVTKKEIEVKDPKTGAPQRVILLAWDIMGQPSFREVLREAYFYGVEGSLAVCDVTSKESLGELRYWIKAMTSTTGKVPIVFLGNKCDLREETRVPFQDLEVFAKKHDSPAMLTSAKTGYNVEQAFSTLVEMMLYPK
- a CDS encoding DNA primase; translation: MLGFPHGMRPSTLDERKEFYTHEFDVRAVSRWIGGRRGALKFAMIPGRRSGIVAPRHAKDMDNVVIIDDWHRAGDVRSYALDYLPEGLYYDRNRYVDVSKCARCLRRRGACFECDNYGGQQLAFDLDPENVDCPYHGHIGEKMQRDRGMSFCMIEFKSVRRQAVELAAELREDYEDVSTVFSGRGFHVVVDDESAYALSKKRRTDLASRIGKRYDIDEWVTAGGSRLMRLPFSLNALVSRKCMIIKEERDLVGFDPRTSKLVLPEFVRQRSLHARTSFPRL
- a CDS encoding amidohydrolase gives rise to the protein MNLRHASAVYYNCKAYTFDRFKKSARAIAVDDGRIVGVGGDYEIKRNAPRGSDKYDLRGKIVVPGFIDCHTHFIQMGVDSRNVDLSKTKSFGEALALIREAARRIPDDEWVIATNWKESGWVDGRFITRKDLDDCCPGHPCVAHRVCGHMSTINSKAISELCIDAKTHDACVDSSGRLTGVLKESAVAITRAATAPDIAKKTKGLAAATRMAHSLGVTSINDNGESEDFEVYRVAERNGKLRVRVWFNTPSGNLDSMLKMGLSTGIGSDFLMLGGLKIFCDGALGARTAALSEEYSDDRGNKGMLVQPMSDLDDLVRRANEADIQLAIHAIGDVGIDVTIQSLASALAKSPKKDHRHRIEHLELPTAEHLKEMRKLGLIASMQPNFIGEWGGTDGTYLSRLGAKRTARNNPLKEVLASKVRLVFGSDCMPLSPLYGIHSAVNAPHPAQKISALEAFAAYTRDAASASFSEGAKGMLTQGKLADFVVLSDNPFESPSKISSMRVLKTVVGGDVVYERPRARSRCWDE